GGGCACACTCCCCTGGCGTCTGGGGCTCTCGCCTGACTGATGTTTGGCCCACACTCGGCCTGCGGGAAGTGTCCCGTCTTCTGACCTCTTCTGCCTGCTGGCGTGGTGGCCCCCTCTTCCTTGTGCTCTGCCACAGATGGGTCATGTGTTTTGTCTCTCCTTGGAGGGGCAGGTCCCTCTTGAAATTCAGTTCACGTAGTGACCTCGCAACTTAGTTCTCTGATGGGCTCATGGGAAGGAGATTGTGTAGATGACCAAGCTTTTTCCTGAAGCTGTGGTGGGAGTGATGTTCTCTTGTGGCTTTCCCCTCCCGAGTGGAAGTAAAATCCCAGAGATCTGAGACAAGGGTGGGCTATAGTGTCCCACAGATGTCAGCACCCAGGACCTACCCGGTTCTCAACCGCAGGGGTTCCCGTGTCAAGTGAATTTTGACAGACCTCCGatgcttttctgtctctttcagttACCTCAGCTGTACCCTGAAGAAAATCTGGAGAAATTCATTCCTTGCTTGGCTGGCCCAGATTCCTTTTACGTAGAGCGAAGCCACATGGATCTGGAAGCGGACCTGAGGTAATGCGCCACTGTGCCCCTGCACCCGCGGCCAGGGTGCTGCCCCGTGGTGCCTGCCCGTGGCCTTGTGGCGTGGCCAGGGCCGGGCGAGTGCACACCTGAGCCTCGTGGTCGCCCCAGCAGCTCTTGAGGGGACATGTTGTGTTCAGCAGTCTGGGTCTCTGTTTCGCCTCCATGGAGAATTGAAAGGCATGCTTTTGAAGATACGAGTAAAGGAATTTCATAGTATATGTCACTGTTTAGTGTGATTTTGACAGTTTGATGAAATGAGGTCCCATAGTGGAAAGTTGAGACTGTTGCAGGGCAAAACAGGGCCCGATGAAGTCCCCCGGCCAGCGTCCCCCAGCCGCAGAGTGTGCCCTGGCTTGGTCAGTGTGCGGAGCGGGCAGGCATGTTGCCTGGGTCCGGGCCCGGAGACCCAGCCCCTGCGACGGAGGTGGCCCCGGGGGGTGGTAAGAGGTCGTGACAGGGGTCCAGCTGAATTGAAGCAGAAAGAGTACGGGTTGTGGTGCTTTTGTTCACCTCACTCTAGTGTGTGTTTCTCTtcattggaaattaaaatttgtcTCCCAGTGAGTTTTTGGGAATACCACCTTAATGCTGATAAAACCACTTTGCTTAATTTTTAGGTATTTGACTTCATTACCTTCTCATGTATTGAAAAATGAccacattaagaaatttttcagCACTTCATCTCCCACCCAACAGCTTCAAAGTCCAAGTGAGTTTGTGAAATGTGATGAAATACACAAAACCGTTTTATTGTGTGTACACTTTCTGACATTTATTGTAACTTACAGGTCCTGGCACCCCTTCCCTTTCAAAGTGGCACCGTGATGGGCGTGTCTGGAAGGTGAGACGTTCCTGGGTAACCAGCACGTTTCAGGTCAGGGTGGAGCTTCTGCTGATGATGTGTAAAGACTTGTTCCCAGAGTGAAGTCATTTTTGGAGTTGGTCTCGAATAATGCTGTGAGAGGATTGGATACAGATGCTCTGGTTTATGACTTCTCCACATAGAGAAACAAGTGGTTTTCTGAGCTACTGGAGCCGGAATTCACAAGGACCCTTTATCGCAAATGCCAGTCTCCGGGCCCCGCACATGCTAGGAAAACCAGAATTCAGGGAATCTTCCTTTTTATGAGCAACCAGGGAGCGATTGTGGCCGTGAGGTGGCACAGCCAGTGCTCCAAGGATCCTCTGTCAGCATGAGGCCCGACAGCAACTGTCGCAGTGCTCAGGGGACAAACGGGCCATTAAAATGGGCCCGTGTCACAGTCACACAGGTGCACAGATGGTGGGACGATGCCGTCAGGTAACGAGGCCCGTGGAAGTGCTGCCCTCTTCCCCTCCGCGTGGCACAGAGGGAGCACGCGATACACGTGTGGATTTGCGGTCTGGTGTGAATGGGGCCAGGGCAGAAAGCCGAATGCGGAGCGCTCCTCTCAGCCCGCTGCTGGGACTCGGTCAGAAAACACGCATTCAGTTGTTAAAGATGTAGGAGTCCGTTCTGTCGTGTATGACAGAAGTAACAAATGAGACAGTGAAACCAAAAGTCTGGCGGtgacacacacgaacacacactaCGTGTGCATACGCTCCAGCGTGAGCATACGAATGCACCTGTCTACGCACAGATGCGTGTACTCACGCACACCCTACAGATACAGAAgcgtgtgcacatatgtgtacgTGTGCACAGCTACGGACGCCTTCAGGGTGGTGGTGTCGGGGAGGGGCGGCGGCAAAAAAGGGCTCTGATGTCGGCAGGGGCTGGGCCTCCCGTGCAGTCCAGCCTGTCGGAGCTGGCCCCCGTGCCCCTCTCTCTCGTCCGCGGCAGCAACCACCTGTCTGCTGTCCCCACAGGCCCGTGTGTGGCGTGGCCGGCATCCCCTCCTCTCAGAGCGGCGCCCAGCACCACATGCAGCACTCGGCCAGCGCGGCCGCCTTGCCCCACTGCTCCCACGCGGGGGGTGCCGGCTCAGCCCTGGCCTACCGGGCCCAGATGGACACGTCGCCCGCCATCCTGATGCCCTCCAGTCTGCAGacccctcagacccaggagcAGAATGGGATCTTAGACTGGCTTAGGAAACTGCGCTTGCACAAGTATTACCCCGTCTTCAAACAGCTCACGATGGAGAAGGTACGTGGGTGACCTGCAGGCAACGTAGTCTTCCTCTAAGCTCGTTCCTAGCGGGCTTGAGTTGGGTGTCTTGCCATCCATGCTGTGGAAGTCACACGCCTGGTATTTGACACCTACGGTGTGTGCCCCAAGTCCTGCACGCTCACTGGAGGGCGTGGTGGGTTTGGATTTGAAGTCTCCCTGCGGCCAAAGCAAAAACTGGAACAGGACTGGttgtaaacatgtttttttaaagctaactGTGGTCTCCGCAGGTTAGATACTCCGTGCAATTTGAAGGACATCGTATCCCCCAGCGTCCCTGCCATCGGCAGGAATGGGGAATTTCTGGTGCGCACGCTCCCTTCCAGTGCAGGAAGGGCCCATTTTACAGGGGTCCCGAATGCTTGGACCCAAGGGAACAACCCACTGATGATCTGGCTCGATTGAGGGTCATAGAACCAAAAGGAATAGATCGGTTTTGTGTCTTTCGAGCAGTTCTACATAGGGATAGTTTTTTACAGTAGAGAATTttggtgagcattttttcgtTCTAGAAGATTCTGAAGTTTCTTAAGTCTTGGTGTCTTGGCGATAAAACTAAATGAGGCCTGTAGCAGTGTTTGAACTGACTCCCCCTGCTGGGTGCAGTCACTCGGTGCTTTTAGCTATGTAAAAATTTCATGTGTCCAAAAATCTGCAATTGAACCTAGAAATCAAGCTTTTAGTACCTAATAAAAGACGGCTCTTAAGTATACAGTAAAACCtgggattgcgagtaacttgttcctGTTTGCAAGTGTtttgcaagacgagcaaacatttctaataaattttaacttgataaacgagcagtGTCTTGCACTGTGAGTCGTacatgatgctgaacatcacatgatccaactgagccactggttcttgaaattcgcttcgGTATGAGTACTttgattacaagcatgtttctggaatgaattatgctcacaaaccaagattttactgtatttgtaatACCCTTGGCTTACGATTCATAACTCTTGAAAACCACATTTTGCCAGCCTTGCCTCATGGtcaatttaaaatgttacaatGTAGGAGTTGAATTTTAGCCATAAACATCACCAGTGACATTACGGAACCAGAGTGTTGTGTTTTCTTGGTGTCAGACCTCCGGTTAGCTAGCCATTCGATTCAGATGACATCTGCTCTGCTCTTCTGGATCACTTGCTTCAGGACAAAGTGGCTTTGTCCCTAAAGTGGTGGTGTTTGAGACAAAAGCGCTGTTAAAAGAATAGTCCCTGTCCGCAGGAGAATAAATGGCTTGCATTTGAGGGGGTAGATCCCAGGACAGGAGGGGGACACTTCCACCGGTCCAGTCTCTGTAGAAGTGGAAACTGAGGGCATTTTCTTTACTTGCCTGTCGTGGACCTTCCAGGTGCCCCGGCTTCTGCAGGCGGTGAGTGGAGGGCCTGGGGGACACGGCCTGTGAGCCTCATGTGTAGAGTGACCGTTTCGTATTTTGAACAAGGGACACCATATCGTTTAGCAAGTGACCTCATGTTCCCAAGGCTTTCGTTGTCCAGTTAGGTTTGATCCATTTACCTCTCCTACTGGTAGAATGCATTTATTAAGTTATGTCTCAGgttctttgttttcaaagttgATTCTCAATaactttgtaatttctttcttctatggAAGTTTCTGAGCCTTACTGaggaagatctaaataaatttGAATCCCTCACCATGGGAGCAAAGAAAAAACTCAAGACTCAGCTAGAGCTGGAGAAGTAAGTGTGCAGCTGCagaatgtgtgtgtttaatttcatttctaacatacggggggggggtgtctcctgATCAGATGGGGGCCCCCAAATGTGGGATGACGATCAGGTGGAAACCTAGGGCGttgaaagaattcacctgaggcagaacaaaggagatagaagtctACTGAATGCAccagggagcaggggcaggacagcagaggagagactgtctgccaaGAGGCAGTAGGGGAGGGGGCTCTTCCTAAAGGCGGAAGATAGGAAGGACGGCGACGCCTGGAATTCTCCCATTTTTGctaactgtgcctggttgtaaggAGCACGCTGGTCAGTTAGGGCCAGTGGATATTTCGGGGTGGGTCCGGGCCTGGCTGTCTTCGATCCACATTACATCGCCCAAGCCTGTTTTCCTAAAAGCGGCCTCTACGCTGAACAGGTACCAGCACTTACGGTTAAATGCCGTttgattggattatttgattGCTTCTCAAAGCTTCATTAACGCTTTTAAAATTCTACAGATGTGGTTTTGGTGTGCCAGGCAAGGCCCTTGGCAGTGAATCTGACCACCACAGTGCCTCGTTTTCCACACCTTGGGGACCTGTGCGGGGCAGTCACCCCTGTAAGGAATCTGCACGAAAGCAGTTCCTCCGCATAGGACCTGAGCGCTCACTTGCTCGCACCCTTTCttgccacacagggagaagtcaGAGAAACGGTGCCTGAACCCTGCAGCTTCCACCCCCGGTCACCGGCAGCGGAGTGGCTCGCGTCCCCCCGACCAGCCACGTGGGTCCCGTGCAGACCGTGCGAGGCGCCCACAGCTGCAGGTAGGTGTGGAACGGACGGATGGGCACGGTTGGCCGTGATGCAGGATCTCGGGCCCTTCCTTTGAGAGATCGTTAGATCACAGACCGCACCCTGTTGCCATTTGCATAATTTTAGTCTAGACAGTTACTTCTCATTATTTTTGGCTTTACCGTCTCACCGCTAGAAGATAGAAGGGACGTTTGGGTTAGAAGCTGGAGGCTCGCCTGAAGGTGTTGGGGCAAAAGAAGCAGAGCCAGAAGCTTCCTggcgagagggaaagagaaggaaatccccAAGTAGATGAAGATACTCTTCTTCCCCAGGCGGGTGCAGAGAGGTCACGTTTAGGGTCCTTGGCCCGAACTGCCCAGCCTGCCTGACCGCAGCCCTCCTCTCGGGGACCTCTTCAGACTGGGTGGAGGACGCCTGTGATGGCCGCCCCTCGTATGGACAGTAACGGCCAAGAAGAGAAACATGCCTGTGTGGCTTTTAAGTGGTTATTTGACTACAAAGTTGTCACGTCCCTTGGTCTTGTAAAACAGGGTGCCGGTGTCCCTCGGTGCTGTGGATCTCACTTAACGTAGCACCGCGGTGGCCGGGGGACGCTTCTCCCTTCTCAGGCGTTTGAGTAGGGAGGCACAGCGGCCCCCGGCCCCACGCACACATCTGTGAGTAACTCGCTGTGGGCCCTCGGCAGTCTGTGTTCTCCGAACGTCAGGGTCCTGTCTGAAGTGGGGTGACGGCACCCGCCTCACGGGGGCAGCGCGACGGGGGTGCCTCGAGCGGGGCGGGGAGGGTGTGATAGCCGCCGGCCGGCGCGACCCGTGTGGGCCCCCCTTTTCCGCAGCGCTGCGGGTGGAAGTGGAGCAGCCCCCTCACCAGACGGCCCGGGAAGGCAGCTCCTCCGAGTGCTCCAGCTCCTCGCCCAGCCCGATGGGGGTGCAGGCCCGGGAAGAGAGCTCGGACAGCGCCGAGGAGAACGACAGACGTAAGGACGCCCGGCGTGCCGAGCGCTCTGCTGGCCCTGCGCTGGCCCGGGGCGGCGCGCTGACCGCTCGTGTCCCCGTCTCTAGGTGTGGGATTCACGTGGAGGGCTCTGACAAGGAGAAGCCCGTCATGCTCCTGAACCACTTCGCTTCAAGCTCTGCCAGGCCCACGGCCAGGTTCTCCCCGTGCAGAACGAGGCGGCTCCAGTCCATCGGCCACCACGCCCTGCCCCCCCAGATGATGGCTGCGGCCATCCCACCTGGCGCCCATCCGGATGCTGAATTCCGCGCACAAGTCGGAGAGGGGGGGCGCGGACATGAAGCTCCTCCCGCCTTCCGTGCACTCGCTGCTGTCTCTCGAAGAACGGAGTAAGCTCTCGGGACCGAGAGGCGGCATCAAAGTGGACAGAACTTCGGCCACGCTGTGATCGACGCGGCCCCCACGCCCCggcccccagcagcccctgcaGGTCCTCTCCGCGCTTGCCGAGAGCAGCGCCGTGTCACCCACCGTCTCCTTTGGTCCCGCGCCAAAGTCGTGCACACGTCCGCGCTGGACAGAGTCCTGAAGCCGGCCCCGCAGCCCCCCCGGGCGGGGAGACCAGCACCGCTGCTGCGGGCACGTCCAGCACCGTCTTCCACGTGGCTCGGCCCCCCATCAAACTCCTGGTGTCTTCATCCGTCCCCGCGGATTCTGCCATTTCCGGCAAACTCCCTGTTCTAATACGTGCAAATAAGCGTGCCCCCTGCAATAATAAACCCCCGGACTGCCCTGTACACCGCCAACACCAAAGCTGCCTTCTCTGCGATGAGCAGTGTGCCCGTGGGGCCCCTGCAGGGCGCTTCTGTGCGAACAGCAACACTGCCTCCTCCAGCAGCCACCCCTCCACGTCCTTCGCCAGCATGGGCCACCGTGCCCAGCTGCCCGtcccccagctccagccccgcGCTCCTCCTCGGCCCCCGAAAGCAGTTTCtacagcggcggcggcggctccggcTCCCCCGGGAACATTCCCGCCTCCGCCcagaaccaccaccaccaccaccaccatcagcagCAGTCGGCGCCCCAGCAGCCCGCGCCCGCGCCGCCCCCGGGCTGCGTCGTGTGCACGTCGTGCGGGTGCAGCGGCAGCTGTGGCTCCAGCGGCCTGACCGTCAGCTACGCCAACTACTTCCAGCACCCGTTCTCGGGGCCGTCcgtcttccccttccccttcctgcccttcAGCCCCGTGTGCGGCAGTGGCTACGTGGGCGCCCAGCAGTACGGCGGCGGCGCCTTCCCCGTGGTGCACTCGCCCTATGGCGGCGGCGTGCCCCCCGAGCCCGTGCTGGGTGGCCAGTCGGCCTTCGCCGTGCCGCCCGTGCAGAGCTTCATGGCGGGCGCGGCGGGCGTGTACCAGGCGCCGGGGCTggtgggcggcggcggcggcggcggcccgggcCATAAGAAGAGTGGCAACTTGTCGTGTTACAACTGCGGGGCCACGGGGCACCGCGCTCAGGACTGCAAGCAGCCGTCCATGGACTTCAATCGGCAAGGTAAAGGCGGGCGGAGCCACGGGGCGGACTGAGCCGCCCCGAGGGCTTACTCCTTAGGGAATCTCGCAGGCTTGTTTTTGGAAGCGAACATAATGTTTCAAATGCTCTTTGGAGAAGCATTGGATCTCCATAGCCGTGAAGCCCCTGGAAGGGTTACGTTGTCTTTGAGACTGTTGATTTCAGCCTGCTCCTTCTTCTAGAAGGGCCTAGCTGGCCAGGGACGGGTCGTCTGGCCCGGTGGGATTCCTGCCGATGCAGCGGAGGGGAGCACGGAGGGGGGGGATTCAGGGTTGAGCTGATAACCAAGGGTGTGCGTGTGAGTCTAGATGCTGCAGGTCCTAGGCCTTGGTGCCGGTCAGGccacccctgcccctgtcccGGCTCCTGGTCAACAGAGGACTGGGCTGGTGACCAGCCAGGGGACCCCTGGTCTGCACTGATGCACTCGTAGAGTCTAGTTtcgggggtggggagaagaggtaGTCCCAGGTATCCGGCACCGCATCTTGAGCAGTATCTCCAGAAAGAACTTTGGACAGCTTGGTTGTTTGTGCTAACTGTGCAGTGATTCAAATTTgatctctttccccccccccccccccccctccccacttctagGTACTTTAGGTTGAAATATGCCCCTCCAGCAGAAAGTCTGGACTCCACAGACTGATATTTTCCTCTGGCAACAGAACACTATTAAGCCATGGAGACATAAGGAATTAAATACAAGACCGAGAAGTCTAGTTGCTGTTgagcttaatatttttaatccaaAGGTGCTTTACTTTACTAGACTGGATAGAAAACCTAGTGTAGGAGTGCATCAAACTCAGTTTTATTGCCAAAATCCTAGATTGGAGCTTGACGTCAGGACTCGCCTGGTCGGCGCCTCCACCGTGGTCGCGATGCAGAGACCTCCGTCTCCCGAGGAGCATCGCCATCCTCGGTCCTTCCAGGCTCACATGTAATTCCAGGGCAGCTACGCAAGATCGGACTCGAGTACTGAGGGTTGGAGTTCCCTGCGTGGCGTTCCACCAGTCGGACTCTGGTCACCCCTGGGTGAGGGAAAATGTCgcctctgttttgttctgtttttgtttgttctgttcctTGAGTGGTTAGACACTAATCTCTCTGGGCTTTTAG
The Lynx canadensis isolate LIC74 chromosome E2, mLynCan4.pri.v2, whole genome shotgun sequence genome window above contains:
- the ZCCHC14 gene encoding LOW QUALITY PROTEIN: zinc finger CCHC domain-containing protein 14 (The sequence of the model RefSeq protein was modified relative to this genomic sequence to represent the inferred CDS: inserted 8 bases in 6 codons; deleted 5 bases in 5 codons); translation: MVEKRCPLQRDGVYRWFSELPSPQRVEFLCGLLDLCIPLELRFLGSCLEDLARKDYHSLRDSEIKANNPADLGSLTNLTDEVVRSKLLVSLALLGSEQREAAGVLYRTLTHIDSIIHNYGLQLNEGRTGDEFLLLFTMASNHPAFSFHQKQVLRQELTQIQSSLSGGGGGGGGGGGGHGGKSALPTCPACHKVTPRTEAPVSSVSNSLENALHTSAHSTEESLPKRTVGKHSKVSVEKIDLKGLSHTKNERNVECSFEVLWSDSSVTSVTKSSSEVTEFMSKLPQLYPEENLEKFIPCLAGPDSFYVERSHMDLEADLRYLTSLPSHVLKNDHIKKFFSTSSPTQQLQSPSPGTPSLSKXGTVMGVSGRPVCGVAGIPSSQSGAQHHMQHSASAAALPHCSHAGGAGSALAYRAQMDTSPAILMPSSLQTPQTQEQNGILDWLRKLRLHKYYPVFKQLTMEKFLSLTEEDLNKFESLTMGAKKKLKTQLELEKEKSEKRCLNPAAPPPVTGSGVARVPPTSHVGPVQTVRGAHSAALRVEVEQPPHQTAREGSSSECSSSSPSPMGVQAREESSDSAEENDRRKEIHVEGSDKEKPVMLLNHFASSSARPTARFSPCRTRRLQSIGHHALPPQMMAAASHLAPIRMLNSAHKSERGGADMKLLPPSVHSLLSLEERSKLSGPRGGIKVDXNFGHAVIDAAPTPGPQQPLQVLSALAESSAVSPTVSFGPXAKVVHTSALDRVLKPAPQPXPGGETSTAAAGTSSTVFHVARPPIKLLVSSSVPADSAISGKLPVLXYVQISVPPAIINPRTALYTANTKAAFSAMSSVPVGPLQGXFCANSNTASSSSHPSTSFASMATVPSCPSPSSSPALSSAPESSFYSGGGGSGSPGNIPASAQNHHHHHHHQQQSAPQQPAPAPPPGCVVCTSCGCSGSCGSSGLTVSYANYFQHPFSGPSVFPFPFLPFSPVCGSGYVGAQQYGGGAFPVVHSPYGGGVPPEPVLGGQSAFAVPPVQSFMAGAAGVYQAPGLVGGGGGGGPGHKKSGNLSCYNCGATGHRAQDCKQPSMDFNRQGKGGYFRLKYAPPAESLDSTD